In Candidatus Kapaibacterium thiocyanatum, the DNA window CCATCTGTCCGTGAACGACAGCATCTACTGGCACCCCAACCGTGCCGTCGACGGTGTGGAATTCCATTCGGGATCGCTCGGCCATCTGCTGTCGGTAGGCATCGGTCTCGCCCTCGACATCAGGATGCGTGGCGATGCGAACAGGGTCGTCGTCATCCTTGGCGACGGCGAACTCAACGAAGGCAGCGTATGGGAAGCCTGTCTCACCGCCCAGGCCCTCGCACTGGAGAACCTCATCGTCGTCGTGGACCGCAATCATTTCCAGGCCAACATCCGCACGGAAGAACTGATACCGCTCGAACCCATCACGGACAAGTTCGAGGCGTTCGGATGGAATTCCCTGAGCGTCGATGGCCATGACTTCGATGCACTGCACGCGGTCTTCGAGGGATGGGCTCCGCAGCATGGCCGCCCCACGGCCATCATCGCCTCGACGCAACGCGGCCACGGCGTTCCGAGTATCGCCGAACGTGCCGATCGCTGGTTCTGCAACTTCACGACCGAAGAGGTCGACGCGCTACTACAGGAGCTACACGGATCAGAACGCACTACCCTTACTTCCGAAACACTTCACGTCCGCTGATGTATTCAACGTACGAACAGACCCTCTACGATCTCGCACGCCAGGACGAGCGGGTGATCGTCATGACGGCGGAGAACCGTGCCGCCATACGGAACCTTCCGGATCTCCTCGGTGACAGGTTCATCGACGTCGGCATCGCCGAACAGACGATGATCGGCGCCGCTGCCGGGCTGGCGTTGCGTGGCCGTATCGTCGTGACGCATGCCCTTGCGACGTTCCTCACGATGCGTGCCTTCGAATTCATCCGTACGGACGTCGGTATCGCGAACCTGCCGGTCATCATGGTCGGTGGCGTTCCCGGGTTCCTGTCCGACGGCAACGGCCCGACGCATCAGGCCATCGAAGACATCGCCCTCATGCGCGGCATCCCGAACGTCGGCGTCTTCTGTCCGTCCGACGCCGAAGACCTCGTCATCGGCCTGCCCCACATCGTCAGGAGCGGGCGCCCTTTCTACATCCGCTATACCAACGGTCCGGCTCCCGTGGAGCATCGTACCCCGTTCGCACTCGGCAGTGCGGAAATCGTCAGCGGCCCGGCCGTAGGCCCTCGCGACGTCACGATCCTCACCTACGGCTTCCTGCTGCGCCAGGCGATGGAGGCGGCCCATCTGCTGTCGACCGATGGCCTGACGGTCCAGGTCGTGAACATGCGGACGCTCAAGCCCATCGATACGGCGTTGCTGCTCGACGCGGCGAAGGAGAGCACACTGGTCGTGACGGTGGAGGATCACTTCCGTACGGGCGGCCTGCATACGATCCTCGCGGAGACGCTTCTCGCACATCAACGCATGTGCAAGGTGCAGAGCATCGCACTCGACGAACGCTGGTTCCGCCCCGGGCGTCTCACGGAAGTGCTCCATCACGAAGGCTTCACCGGCGAGCGGATCGCACACCGTATCCGCACGGCCCTCACCACCACCATCGAGGTACACAATGTCGATCGCAACGGCCTCTGATCCACGGGATCCGGACATCACCGCCTCCAACGACCTGCGACGCCGTGCTACGGGCCTGATTCCCGCGCTCACGCAGACGCTGGCGAAGGGACCGGGACAGTACGTGGGCGGCATCGCTCCCGTCTATGCCGTGCGCGGTCATCATGGTCACGTATGGGATGCCGACGGCAATGAATACATCGACATGACGATGGCCGTAGGCCCGCTTTCGCTGGGCTATACCTTCGACGTCGTCGACGAAGCGGTACGCAGGCAACTGGCCGACGGTATGACGTTCTCGCTCATGCATCCGCTGGAAGTGGAAGTGGCCGAACTCGTACGCGACGTCGTTCCGAACGTCGAATGCGTTCGTTACAGCAAGACGGGCTGCGACGTCACGACGGCCGCCGTGCGCCTGGCACGTGCCTTCACCGGACGCAATACCATCCTCTGCTGCGGCTATCATGGCTGGCATGACTGGTACATCGGCGTGACGGACCGCGCAGCGGGAATCCCGGAAGCGGTGCGCGATCTGACCTATACGTTCAACTACAACGACGTGACGAGCGTACTCGACGCCATCGACGACGATACGGCCGCCATCATCCTCGAGCCCGCCGTCTTCACGGTACCCGTGGACAACTTCCTGTCCGTTCTTCGCGAGATCTGCGATGCACGTGGTATCCTTCTGATCTTTGATGAAATGTGGACGGG includes these proteins:
- a CDS encoding transketolase; translation: MTTTIIDKAALQQRALRVREHILRMSTDGGCFTGASLSCADLLVYLYGHFLNVSPDTVHAPHRDYLLLSKGHDVPALYGTFAELGFMDPQRLNNHLSVNDSIYWHPNRAVDGVEFHSGSLGHLLSVGIGLALDIRMRGDANRVVVILGDGELNEGSVWEACLTAQALALENLIVVVDRNHFQANIRTEELIPLEPITDKFEAFGWNSLSVDGHDFDALHAVFEGWAPQHGRPTAIIASTQRGHGVPSIAERADRWFCNFTTEEVDALLQELHGSERTTLTSETLHVR
- a CDS encoding transketolase, with the protein product MYSTYEQTLYDLARQDERVIVMTAENRAAIRNLPDLLGDRFIDVGIAEQTMIGAAAGLALRGRIVVTHALATFLTMRAFEFIRTDVGIANLPVIMVGGVPGFLSDGNGPTHQAIEDIALMRGIPNVGVFCPSDAEDLVIGLPHIVRSGRPFYIRYTNGPAPVEHRTPFALGSAEIVSGPAVGPRDVTILTYGFLLRQAMEAAHLLSTDGLTVQVVNMRTLKPIDTALLLDAAKESTLVVTVEDHFRTGGLHTILAETLLAHQRMCKVQSIALDERWFRPGRLTEVLHHEGFTGERIAHRIRTALTTTIEVHNVDRNGL
- a CDS encoding aspartate aminotransferase family protein — translated: MTASNDLRRRATGLIPALTQTLAKGPGQYVGGIAPVYAVRGHHGHVWDADGNEYIDMTMAVGPLSLGYTFDVVDEAVRRQLADGMTFSLMHPLEVEVAELVRDVVPNVECVRYSKTGCDVTTAAVRLARAFTGRNTILCCGYHGWHDWYIGVTDRAAGIPEAVRDLTYTFNYNDVTSVLDAIDDDTAAIILEPAVFTVPVDNFLSVLREICDARGILLIFDEMWTGFRIALGGAQEYFGARADLVCFSKAVANGMPLSILAGRADVMSLLERDVFFFTTFGGEALSLAAAKATIEFMRDHDVTTAIAAKGTRLRDGYNAIAAAHGMDFTRASGLPCRSIVTFDASAGDPLLMKSLMQQEMIRRGVLWGGFHTVCYAHTDEDIEHVLDAYDAVLPMLRDAVVNGTVDELLRGEPVQAVFRKTSNFNMKPRRVAESV